Proteins found in one Mucilaginibacter gracilis genomic segment:
- a CDS encoding GNAT family N-acetyltransferase → MIIAQSTRLTIRHFAPEEEGVFIEILSDKRLTDYLPKRTPDDNRIIFSDTLKDYQNGNRFTRWAIFNNADDEFIGFAMLKATEGEPEKAEMGYVIHHKFKGQGIATEVAEALLNYGFNEQHLSQIFAVTDQANIASQRVLLKAGFKQGDNILRNDAWLSYFSIKGEDWLSTKS, encoded by the coding sequence ATGATAATTGCACAATCTACCCGCCTAACCATTCGCCACTTTGCTCCTGAGGAAGAGGGGGTGTTTATCGAAATATTATCGGACAAGCGCCTTACCGACTATTTGCCCAAACGCACACCTGATGATAACCGCATTATTTTTAGCGACACGCTAAAGGATTATCAAAACGGAAACAGGTTTACCCGATGGGCTATATTTAACAATGCCGACGATGAGTTTATTGGCTTCGCGATGTTAAAGGCCACCGAAGGCGAACCCGAAAAAGCCGAAATGGGTTATGTGATACACCACAAATTTAAAGGCCAGGGTATTGCCACCGAAGTTGCCGAGGCTTTATTAAACTACGGTTTTAACGAACAACACCTCAGCCAAATTTTTGCCGTTACCGATCAGGCCAACATAGCCTCGCAGCGCGTACTGCTAAAAGCCGGATTTAAGCAGGGCGATAATATACTGCGCAATGATGCCTGGCTATCGTATTTTAGCATCAAAGGCGAAGATTGGCTTAGCACGAAAAGCTAA
- a CDS encoding fumarate hydratase — translation MHRSFSFRHLTSTSIAFSFWLLVSCLLLLNSCSFNPNYQRKGSDFLQGEWKQDSVERQKLLVSYELHNFRFTCDSFYVSIASNSKVNYGADTCMNSGHWMEYAKGTYEQQSDTLHLKGFFCNPDFSLKKEGGCFRFGAYVEDFKISSKSDSALALLSFSSTIPVKLRLVKRVPCVEKPL, via the coding sequence ATGCACAGATCATTCAGCTTTCGCCATTTAACTTCCACCTCAATAGCTTTTAGCTTCTGGCTTCTTGTCTCTTGCCTCCTGCTTCTTAATTCCTGCTCTTTCAACCCCAATTACCAGCGCAAGGGCAGCGATTTTTTACAGGGCGAATGGAAGCAGGATTCGGTAGAGCGGCAGAAGCTGTTGGTTAGTTACGAATTACACAATTTTAGGTTCACCTGCGATTCGTTTTACGTGAGTATAGCATCAAATAGCAAAGTAAATTATGGTGCCGATACCTGCATGAACAGCGGCCATTGGATGGAATATGCCAAGGGTACTTATGAGCAGCAAAGCGATACTTTACACCTGAAAGGCTTTTTTTGCAACCCGGATTTTAGCTTGAAAAAAGAAGGCGGTTGTTTTAGGTTTGGGGCCTATGTAGAGGATTTTAAGATAAGCTCAAAAAGCGATTCGGCATTGGCGTTGTTATCTTTCAGCAGCACCATTCCGGTTAAGCTTAGGTTGGTTAAAAGAGTGCCCTGCGTGGAGAAGCCTTTGTAA
- a CDS encoding low molecular weight protein-tyrosine-phosphatase produces the protein MKILMVCLGNICRSPLAHGIMDNLVEQQGLGWQVDSAGTGDWHIGQGPDRRSVREAKLHGVDISKQICRQFSVTDFDEFDHIIVMDKNNKRDVLALARNNDDRKKVRLLLGDKDVPDPYHNDEQFAPVFKMVEQGCMVLMKELQAKLV, from the coding sequence ATGAAAATATTAATGGTTTGCCTGGGCAATATATGCCGATCGCCGTTGGCGCATGGCATTATGGATAATTTGGTTGAACAACAAGGCCTGGGTTGGCAGGTTGATTCGGCAGGTACGGGTGACTGGCATATCGGGCAGGGCCCCGACCGGCGGTCTGTACGTGAAGCAAAGCTACATGGTGTTGACATTAGCAAGCAAATTTGCAGGCAGTTTAGCGTGACCGATTTTGATGAGTTTGACCACATTATTGTAATGGACAAAAACAACAAACGCGATGTATTAGCTTTAGCCCGCAACAATGACGACCGTAAAAAGGTAAGGCTTTTGTTGGGCGATAAAGACGTACCCGACCCATACCATAACGATGAGCAATTTGCACCCGTATTTAAAATGGTTGAACAGGGTTGTATGGTTTTGATGAAAGAACTGCAAGCCAAATTGGTTTAG